GGCGTCGTCCGAGGCCGCTGGTTAGGATTGGCAGGCGTTGTATGTACGCGCCTGCGTGTCTTGTCCCAATATCAGGAGTCCTAGTGCCCAGCACCGTCGAGAAGTTGAACCCGACTCGGGTGAAGCTCACCATCGAAATGCCTTTTGCCGAACTTCAGCCGAAGATCGACGCGGCCTACAAGCAGATCTCCGAGCAGGTGAACCTTCCCGGTTTTCGCCGTGGCAAGGTGCCGGCCCGCCTCATCGATCAGCGCTTCGGTCGCGGTGCCGTGCTGCAGCAGGCCATCAACGACGCGATTCCGGACGCCTACAGCAAGGCCGTCCAGGACAATGAGCTCTTCCCCCTGGGCCAGCCCGATATCGAGGTGTCGAAGCTTGAGGACGGCGATGTCGTCGAGCTGTCGGCCGAGGTGGACGTGCGCCCCGACTTCGATATTCCTGATTTCTCGGGCATCAAGGTCGAGGTCGAGCCCGCCAAGGTGAGCGACGAGGACGTCAACGAGCGCGTGGAGCTGCTGCGCGAGCGCTTCGCCAACCTCAAGGAGGTGGACCGCGCCGCCAAGGATGGTGATGTGGTCAACTTCGATCTCTCGGCCACCCAGGACGGCGAGCCCGTGCCGGACGCCGAGTCGAATGGCATGCAGTACCGCGTCGGCGCAGGCGGCATGGTCGACGGCCTCGATGAGGCGCTGGTGGGCATGAAGGCCGGCGACGAGAAGAGCTTCAGCTCGAAGCTCGTGGGCGGAAGCCATGGCGGCCAGGACGTGGACATCAAGGTGACGGTCAACAAGGTCAACGAGCAGGAGCTGCCCGCCCTTGACGACGACTTCGCCCAGCTGGTCTCCGAGTTCGACACGGTCGACGAGATGCTGGCCGACCTGCGTGACAACCTCGAGCGCATGGCCCGCATCGGCCAGGCCAATGAGGCCCGCGACAAGATCGTGGAGCAGGTCGTGGAGAAGGTTCCCTTCGAGCTGCCGCCTGCGGTGCTGGAAGCCGATGTCAAGGGCTACCACGACCAGATCGAGAACCAGCTCAACCAGTCGGGCCTCACCCTCGAGCAGTACCTCGAGGAGGCCGAGGACGAGAAGGCCGACACCCCCGAGGAGTTCTGGGCCGAGATCGACAAGCGTGCCGAGCAGGGCCTGCGCGCACAGATCGTGCTGGACAAGCTCGCCGAGGAGCAGAACGTCGGCGTGAGCCAGGAAGAGTTCACCCAGCTCATCCTGCAGAAGGCCCAGCAGAACGGCACCACACCGGAGCAGGAGCTCCAGCACATGAGCGAGCACAACCACATGCCCGAGTGGATGGGCGAGGTCCGCCGCGGCAAGGCGCTCAACACGATCGTCGATGAGGCCGTGGTGACCGACACCGACGGCAACGCGGTTGATCTGAAGCACCTGCAGGCCGATGGCACCATCGCCGAGCCCGCTGCCGATGAGAAGGCCGAGGACGCCGACAAGGCCGAGGACGCCAAGGCCGACAAGCCTGCCAAGAAGCCCGCCGCGAAGAAGCCCGCGGCCAAGGCCACCAAGGCGGCGGCGTCGAAGGCGGCCCCCAAGGCTGACAAGAAGCCGGCTGCCAAGAAGCCCGCGGCCAAGAAGCCTGCCGCGAAGAAGCCGGCCGCCAAGAAGGCTGATGAGGCGCCGGCCGACGACGCCAAGTGATCGTCCACCGGTGATCGCCCCACGGTGAGCACCGGCAGCAGAATCGGGAGTCCTTCCTCGGAGGGGCTCCCGATTCTGTGTTTGGCTGATGCATCTGGGCGGCGCTCGTGCTTGCTAGGCTTTCCCCGGCCTGCGACACACAGTGCTGTGCGTGGCACCACGCT
The window above is part of the Propionibacterium freudenreichii subsp. freudenreichii genome. Proteins encoded here:
- the tig gene encoding trigger factor translates to MPSTVEKLNPTRVKLTIEMPFAELQPKIDAAYKQISEQVNLPGFRRGKVPARLIDQRFGRGAVLQQAINDAIPDAYSKAVQDNELFPLGQPDIEVSKLEDGDVVELSAEVDVRPDFDIPDFSGIKVEVEPAKVSDEDVNERVELLRERFANLKEVDRAAKDGDVVNFDLSATQDGEPVPDAESNGMQYRVGAGGMVDGLDEALVGMKAGDEKSFSSKLVGGSHGGQDVDIKVTVNKVNEQELPALDDDFAQLVSEFDTVDEMLADLRDNLERMARIGQANEARDKIVEQVVEKVPFELPPAVLEADVKGYHDQIENQLNQSGLTLEQYLEEAEDEKADTPEEFWAEIDKRAEQGLRAQIVLDKLAEEQNVGVSQEEFTQLILQKAQQNGTTPEQELQHMSEHNHMPEWMGEVRRGKALNTIVDEAVVTDTDGNAVDLKHLQADGTIAEPAADEKAEDADKAEDAKADKPAKKPAAKKPAAKATKAAASKAAPKADKKPAAKKPAAKKPAAKKPAAKKADEAPADDAK